The following DNA comes from Bradyrhizobium sp. SK17.
CAGGCGGATGCCGAGCGCGATGTAGATCGTGCCGACCACGCGGCCCTGCCACTGCCCGATGCGCCGGTGCCGCCTGATCCACGGGCTGATCTGGCCCGCGGCGAGCGCGAGCAGCGAGGTGTAGGCCGCGCTCATTGCGACGAAGATCAGGCCGAGCGTCGCGAATTGGGCGACCGCCGAGCCGTGACCGGGGTGGACGAACTGCGGCAGGAAGGCGAGGAAGAACAGCGCGGTCTTCGGATTGAGCATTTCCGCCCAGATCGCCTGCCGGAATGCGCGCCGCGGATCGACCGGCTGCGCCGCCGGCAGATGCAGGTCGTCATTCTTCTCGAACACGGCGCGCACGCCGAGCACGATCAGGTAGATTACGCCGGCATATTTGACGATCGAGAACGCCAGCGCCGAGGTCATCAGCACCGCCGACAGGCCGAACGTCGCCATCGCGGTGTGGACGAGATCGCCGAGCGCGATGCCGAACCCGGTGGCGACGCCGACCCGCGGTCCGCCGGTCACCGAACGCGCGAGCACCAGCAGCACGGCAGGCCCGGGGATCAGGAACAGGCCGAGCACGACGGCGGCGTAGGTGAGGAGGGTCGTGGTGTCGATCATGAAGAATGTCCCGGATGTTCGGACGGATGGATCGCGACGGCCGTGAAGCGGGGTTTTGGATCAAGCATCACGTCGGCGCTCTCGACGATGCGCATTTCCTCGGTCCCGCGCTGCGCCGTGCGTTCCAGCACGCCGTGAATGGCTGACGCGGCATGACCGAGCGCGTCCGGCGTCGCCAGACCGCGCACGCGGCCAGCGACGAACAGCGCCGCGAACAGGTCACCGGTGCCGGACGGGCTGATCGGCACGCGCGGCGTCCGCACCCGCCAGGCGGATATGCGACCGGCGTCCGCGCGCTCGATCGCCAAAGTCTCGATCTCGCTGTCGGGCGTGCCGGCGAACTCGGCGCTGGTGATGATGATGGTGGTCGGCCCCCGCGCCATCAGCGCGCCGGCCTGCACGATGACGTCGCCGATCGTCGTCACCCGCGCGCCGCAAAGGAATTCGAATTCGAAATGGTTGGGGGTGATGATGTCAGCGAGCGGGCAGAGCTGGTCGCGCACCAGCGGCGGGATGTCGGCTCGCACGAACATGCCGCGGTCGCGATCGCCAAGCACCGGATCGCAGCAGTACAGCAAAGTCGGGTTGGCCGCCTTGGCGCGGGCGACGAAATCGGCGACGTCGCTGCCGATGTCGGCCGAGCCGAGGTAGCCTGACAGGATCATCTGCGCGTGCTCGACCGCGCCGCGTTCCTCGACGCCGCGCAGGAGGTCGGCGACCAGCTGCACATCGAGCACGCGGCCGCGGATGGTCGGATAGCCCGGCCGGTTGCTGAGCAGCGTGGTCGGCACGGCGACGACATCGATGCCATGGAGCTGAATCGGAAAGCTGGCGGCGCTGTTGCCGACATGGCCCCAGGCGACCTGCGACTGGATCGAGATGACGGTCATGCTGCCCGCATCACCCGAACAGCGCGGCGTAGATCACGTAAAGCCAGCCCAGGATACCGTGGATGATCGCCCACAGGATCGAATGGTTCTTGGTGTAGGAGATCGCGATCGCCAGCGCCGAGCCGAACCCCACGCCGTATTTCGCGCCCTCGACACGGACGCCGTAATATCGATTGCCGTTCATGGTGTCCTTCCAGCGGGAGGGCAGGAGATTGCTCCCAGCGTAACCCGTCCGCTGCCGCCAGTTCAACGGTGGAACGGTCTCGGCGGATGCATATGCGGGACCGTCGTGGCTTTATTGGCTCGAGCCAGCGATCTCCCCCATCGTCGTCCTGGCGAAAGCCAGGACCCATAACCACCGGCTTGGCTGTGAAAGGGATTGGAAGCCACAGCGTCGCGCGACAACTTGCATTTGGGGTAATGGGTCCTGGCTTTCGCCAGGACGACATGGGGATTGTTCTGGTCTCAAGACGCCAACCAGGCAGTGTCATCACCCGCGCATGCAGGTGATCCAGTATTCCAGAGCAGCAATGCTTGAAGCGAGATGCCGCCGAGCCCCCGTCCTGCTCAGGGCACGCCGTGCGCGCTCATCACATTCACGCTTCGGTCAAACGTAGGCGGAATAACCGGACAGCGCCAACAGTCATGGTGTCGGTGTGAATGCTTCAGCCGCCCGGCGAAACCGCCGTCGCGGCCGCTAAGCCAAGCGGGAGAAGGACGATGATGGTGGCGAAGTATGTCGCGGCGGGCCTGGTCGCGCTCGCCATGCTGACGGGGTCGGCGGCCGGCGCGTCCCCGGCGGCGGGGTTCTATCCGCCTGCGAAGGGCCATACCGGCACCGTTGCCGGCAGGGGCTGGAGCGGCGGACTGCCGCGGATGACCGCCCCGCATGTCGGCGACACCGAGACGCGGCCCCGCGACCAGCCCGGCGGCGTCTGCGATCACGGCGACAACGCCATGATCTGCTGAGCCGGACGGTGCATGGCGGTGATCTCCGGCGAAACTTGCGCTAGCCTTGCTGGATCGTCTCCCTCCAGCCGCGAGCGCCGCCGCCATGCACATCCTGCGCCCCCAATTCCGCATCGAGGACGATCGCGCGCTGGCCTTCGCGGCGGCGCGTGGCTTCGGTGCCATCGTCGCCGCCGATGCGCGCGGCCCGCGGGCGTCGCACGTCCCGTTCGTGATCGAGCGGCGCGACGACCGCGTCATCGTGCAGATCCATCTCACCGCGAGAAATCCGCTCGTGGAGCTTGCTGATGGCAGCAGGCGATTCCTGCTGATCGTCTCGGGTGACGACGCCTACATCTCGAACGACTGGTACGTCTCGCGCGACAACGTCTCGACCTGGCTCTACGAGGCGGTGCATCTGTCCGGCGTCGCGCATCTGCGCGGGTGCGAAGACAATCGCGGCCATGGCGACGCGCTGCTCGCGGTCTCCGAAGCGCGGCTGCCGAAGCAGCCCTGGGACCTCGCGCAAATGGAGCCCGGCAAGCGCGAGGCGATGCTGGCCGGGATCAGGGTGATCGATCTCGTCGTCGACGAGATCGAGGGGCAGTCGAAACTCAACCAGCACAAGAGCGATGCTGACTACATCGCGCTCGTCAACCGCCTGGCGCGCGCCGAGGAGACGGCAAGCCACCGGCTTGCGGAGAAGATGCGTGCGCTGCGGCCGGAGCTTGCCTACGATGAGGAGATCGTCATTGGCGCAACGGGCGCGCACAGAGCGGGGCCGATAACAGGCTCCGAGTAGCAATCGCAAACATGTTGTTAAGAATCGATCCGCGCTGACTTGGCCGATTCCGATTCGTTCTTTGCGAACAAAATGGAGTCGTATCCGGAACGGATCGCGATGAGTGGAGCATGTTATGCGCGTGACTGAAAACGACACTTGGGCGCTTCGGGCGCGTCGCGCGAACGTGTTGTTAAGAATCGCATCGCGCTGATTTTTCGATTCCGATTCGTTCTTCGTGAACGAAATGGAGTCGAACGGGGAACGCGATGATGGCGCCGCCTGTCGCTCGATTCCGCAATCCAGCTCATGCGAAATGGCCGAGGGGCTCGGCGATCTTGCGCGATGAGCGCAATAATCCCACCATGGCACAACATCGACTGCGCAGATGTGGTCCGTACATACACGTTGTTAACGCCTGAACCGCGCCGATTTTCTCGATTCCGATTCGTTCCTCGCGAACAAATTGGAGTCGGATGCAGAACGTGGTTGTGGCGCGCAAAGCGTTTCTCTGCTCCACTCCGAGCACACAACAGAGAATGGATCGATGGCCAGGAAGACACCCGGGAAGCCGAGCAAGAAAGCGAGCAAGAGAACGAAGAAGACAGGCAAGCGGGCCGCGTCGCGGCGAACGGTGCTGGCGATCGACGTCGGCGGCACGCATGTGAAGGTGATGACCGACAAAGAGCGCATCAAGCGCGAGTTCGAGTCTGGACCAAACCTGTCCGCGACCGAGATGGTGCGGCAGGTCAGGGCGCTGACCCGCGACTGGTCTTACGATGTGATCTCGGTCGGCTATCCCGGACCGGTGGTGCACGACCGTCCGCTTGCCGAGCCGCACAATCTCGGCCGCGGCTGGGCCGGGTTCGATTTTCAAGCGGCGTTCGATCGGCCGACCAAGGTCGTCAACGATGCGCTGATGCAGGCGATCGGCAGCTATCAGGGCGGGCGGATGCTGTTTCTCGGCCTTGGCACCGGGCTCGGCTCCGCGATGATCGTCGACGGCGTGTTCGAGCCGATGGAGCTCGGGCATTTGCCATATCGCAAGGACGAGACGTTCGAGGACTATGTCGGTGCCGCTGGCCTGGAGCGTCGCGGCAAGAAGAAATGGCGCAAGAGTGTCGAAGACGTGATCGCGCGGCTGTCGGCTGC
Coding sequences within:
- a CDS encoding FMN-binding negative transcriptional regulator — its product is MHILRPQFRIEDDRALAFAAARGFGAIVAADARGPRASHVPFVIERRDDRVIVQIHLTARNPLVELADGSRRFLLIVSGDDAYISNDWYVSRDNVSTWLYEAVHLSGVAHLRGCEDNRGHGDALLAVSEARLPKQPWDLAQMEPGKREAMLAGIRVIDLVVDEIEGQSKLNQHKSDADYIALVNRLARAEETASHRLAEKMRALRPELAYDEEIVIGATGAHRAGPITGSE
- the pdxY gene encoding pyridoxal kinase PdxY — protein: MTVISIQSQVAWGHVGNSAASFPIQLHGIDVVAVPTTLLSNRPGYPTIRGRVLDVQLVADLLRGVEERGAVEHAQMILSGYLGSADIGSDVADFVARAKAANPTLLYCCDPVLGDRDRGMFVRADIPPLVRDQLCPLADIITPNHFEFEFLCGARVTTIGDVIVQAGALMARGPTTIIITSAEFAGTPDSEIETLAIERADAGRISAWRVRTPRVPISPSGTGDLFAALFVAGRVRGLATPDALGHAASAIHGVLERTAQRGTEEMRIVESADVMLDPKPRFTAVAIHPSEHPGHSS
- a CDS encoding LysE family translocator, translated to MIDTTTLLTYAAVVLGLFLIPGPAVLLVLARSVTGGPRVGVATGFGIALGDLVHTAMATFGLSAVLMTSALAFSIVKYAGVIYLIVLGVRAVFEKNDDLHLPAAQPVDPRRAFRQAIWAEMLNPKTALFFLAFLPQFVHPGHGSAVAQFATLGLIFVAMSAAYTSLLALAAGQISPWIRRHRRIGQWQGRVVGTIYIALGIRLAFQER
- a CDS encoding ROK family protein; this translates as MARKTPGKPSKKASKRTKKTGKRAASRRTVLAIDVGGTHVKVMTDKERIKREFESGPNLSATEMVRQVRALTRDWSYDVISVGYPGPVVHDRPLAEPHNLGRGWAGFDFQAAFDRPTKVVNDALMQAIGSYQGGRMLFLGLGTGLGSAMIVDGVFEPMELGHLPYRKDETFEDYVGAAGLERRGKKKWRKSVEDVIARLSAALEPDYIVLGGGNADKVDHPPPKVRFGDNANAFEGGFRLWETNARKPRAAR